The sequence CTGAAGGCAAGTGTATTGCTCATTATGATGGCAAAGTGGTGTTTGTACAAAATGTGGCTCCTGGAGATGTAGTGGACGTTAGGATCAGGCGAGGAAAAAGCAGCTTCATGGAAGGAGATGCCATCCATATCCATGAATACTCCAAAGACCGGGTGGCCCCATTTTGCTCCCATTTTGGGGTTTGTGGCGGATGCAAATGGCAGCACATCAACTACGACCTTCAAATGAACTATAAGCGGCAGCAGGTAGTGGACCAATTTCAACGAATAGCCAAAGTCCCCATTCCTGAAGTCCTGCCTATTATTGGTTCGGGAGACACTCAGTATTATCGTAATAAACTGGACTTTACATTCTCCAACAACCGATGGCTGACCAGAGAACAAATTGATTCGGGTGAAGAATTCGAACGAAATGCCCTAGGCTTTCACATTCCCAAGCGGTTTGATAAAATCGTGGATGTCGACCACTGCTACCTGCAAGGAGGACTATCCAATGAGGTCCGCAATGCTTTAAGGGAGTTTGCCCTTGAAAACAGCCTGACCTTTTTTGATATGATCAAGCAAAATGGCCTGCTCCGTAACCTCATCATCAGAACAACTACTACTGATGAAACCATGGTCATCGTCCAATTTGGCGAAAACCATCCTGAACAAATTGAGCAAGTCATGGATTTTCTTGCGGGGCGTTTCCCTTCCATAACTTCCCTGCTTTACATCATCAACCTGAAAAAGAATGAAACGTTCCATGATCAGGAGATTCATACCTTCATGGGCAGGGACTACATCATAGAAGAAATGGAGGGGCTACAGTTCCGTATCGGCCCCAAATCCTTTTACCAGACCAATTCCAAGCAAGCGTACGAATTATATAAAGTCGCCAGAGAATTTGCCAGTTTACAAGGGAATGAAGTAGTTTACGACCTATATACTGGTACAGGCACCATCGCGAACTTCATAGCAAAGAAGGCGAAACAGGTAATCGGCATCGAATATGTTGAAGAGGCCATTGAGGATGCCAAACTTAATGCAAAAGAAAATGGCCTGGAAAACACCCAGTTTTATGCTGGTGACATGAAGGACATGCTGACCGATGAATTCATTGCTGACCATGCCGCGCCTGATGTGATCATCACTGACCCTCCTCGAGCGGGAATGCATGAAGACGTAGTCAATATGCTACTAAAACTAGCCGCACCTAAAATCGTTTACATCAGCTGCAACCCTGCTACACAAGCACGGGACATTGCGCTTTTAGGGGAAAAATATAGTGTAGATATCGTTCAGCCAGTAGACATGTTTCCTCAAACATATCATGTGGAAAATGTAGTATTATTAACACTGAAATAGGGAGCAAGAATGTGTTATATACCATGATAAGCCCTAACCTTACTTCTACAGCCCCACTTCAAAAACTTCTAAAATTAAAAGTATCATGAGAGACGATAATGATCCAGAATTGAACGGAAAATATTTGGGCACCATAACAAAGGACTTTGTAAAAGTAGCCGATACGTTGAAAGAAGCGTCGTATCAAGTTAGGTCCCGGAAATTTTCTGATTTCCCCATCTTTCCGGTTTGTAAATCAGATCAACCCATTGGACAACTTTTGATTGGCAATACAGACCTTAAGGTAGATTGGAACTATTACATCACCTATTTGGATGAATTTATCCAACGTAAATTGATCGACAATGAAGGCATTGAAGGCTTTAAAAACGCTTATAAAAATCCCGATGAATATTGCTGTTTATTTGTAGTAGACCAAGATTTCACCAACTTCGTGTATATCCCATACCCAAATGAGTAGGACTTAAAAAAATCCCTTCGCAAATGGCAAAGGGATTTTCAGGAATGCACGCAGCCATGTATCGATGGCTGCGTGCATATTATTAAATCAAACTAACCAAATTCTTTTATTGTGCTTTACGCGGTGTGTGCATAGCCGGATTCGTATATATTTTTCTTATCCTACATGCATTTACCTCGTTACTCAAATATGGCTCCAGTTGGTAAGGAGCATTTTCGTACACTCCCGGACTGGTCTGTTCCAGATAATCATGGAAACCATTAAAAGGCCCCACATTGTCCCCTCCGTTTGAAGGATTCATCCGGGACATCCCAATGGTGGTAGTGGTATTTTGAGTGCTATCCGTTTCGCTAAGGTTTACCACTTCCCCAGAAACCATCAATGACTCCTGGTCATTTTTAAAGAGGTAATTACTAATCCCCGCTTCCTTAATGTCCGGACAGCCATCTCCGTCACTGTCTAGATCCAGATGATTGGCCACGCCATCACCATCCGTATCTATCCCCTTACACTGGGGAGTTGCTAAAAACATATCAAACAAGTATGCATGAATATTAGCCACTACCTTTAATATATCTGTAGAAACAGTAGATTGAGTACTATTATCCTTCATGATGGTAGCGTCCGGTAACAAAACCATGTTCGATGTCCTGCTAGATAGCAGAGTAGCTTTTCCATTTTTGTCCGTCATCACCACATCGTACCTCTCGGTAGCAGATGATGCAGTCAACTGAACTGACCCAGTCTGGTCAAAAGTACTCACTGGCCAATACCCATTGGTCATAACGGATTCCCCCAATGCATCATAGGGTGTATTGGGATTAACACTATTATTAACCAGTCTATAACCAAAGTCGATCGCGTTGTTTTGTACCACAAGCACTGACTTATTGTTGTTTTCTCCCCAGGCCCTAACAGTGCTATTAAGAGTGGAAGGAAGTTTCTGGCTATTGCTTCCTGTCTGGTTGAGAAAATCTCCTTCCGTACTCGATCCTAAATAGAACACATCTATCTGATCTTCAATCAAACGGGTCTCGGACACATCGTTAATCGCATAAGGGACGAGTGTTACATTTGGAATTTTATCGTATACACCATCAGGGCCAAAATTATCCGTATTGGTTAACATATTCTCCATAAGGCCTGTTTTCCCGACGGTGGTATCAACATAACCAATTTTAAACTCGCCTTGATTTGCCCCTGTACAAACCAAGCCTTCATCCACATCCAAAATCCCATCATTATCATCATCAAGGTCCACCGCATCTACAATCGTATCACCATCACTGTCCGTACATGTCGTATTATCCAAAGCATCAGGATAATAGGCACTCACATAATCAGGTATTCCGTTTAAATTCTCATCTACGGCATCAGCCAAGCCATCACCGTTAGTATCTGAAGACGTCCCCTTCTGTACATCAAACTGAAAATTAGGGGTAATATCCTCTGTGGCATTCGCCTCGAAGGCATCTGAACAACCATCACCGTCACTGTCCAGGTCAAGGTGATTTGGGGTTCCGTCTCCATTTGTATCCAACTCAGAACAACCATCTCCTATGAAAGTATCCATAACAAATGCCCAAGTATCTGCAATTACTTTTGTTGCATCGTTTTTATTGGGGTCAACCGTATTGGCTTCATCATTATAAATGGTGGCATCTGGAAATATCACCAGCTTCATCATGTTATCTTTAACCAATGTAGGCCGGCTCTTACTGTCGACCATCAACGCCTCAAAACTTCTCGTGGATGAACTTATGGTCATTTTCACAGTTCCTGTTTGTGTAATGGAAGAAACTGGCCAGTAACCATTGGTATATACTTGATACCCTAGCTCTCCATTGGGCACATCAGGTGGCAAGTCGTTGTTCGTTAAAGTATAGCCATAATCCACTGCATTATTCTGCAAAACAAACAAGCCTTTGTCATTATTTTCCGCCCAACTCATTAGCACTGCATTGGTGGAGGAAGAAAGCTTATCTGAGCTACCTTCAGAATTTGCAGTTGAGGATCCTGCAAAGAAAACATCGATATTATTAGCCTCGAGATTGGCCTCAGTGATTTCGGCCGATGAGCTAAATGGCACCAAAACGACTCCCCTCACCTTGTCATATGTCCCATACTCACCATAATTTTTGAGGTTAAGTAACATGTCTGTCGCTAAACCATCGTTACCTACCCCTGAGTCTAAATACCCTATAATGATATTTCGGTCTAATTCTCCACAAAAATGTCCTTCCGTTTCATCCAAAACACCGTCATCGTCATCATCAATATCTATGGCATCGCAAACCCCATCTCCATCCGTATCAGTGGGATCCACATCACATGCATCCAAAAGCGTAAAATCCAACCCACTACATGTGGTGGTACTTGGGTTAACAGCAATGGTGGCAGGATTGGAGGACCTATACGGTTCGTTGTATACCGGCTTTAACAATACTGTTGGAAATGCATTATAAATCGTGACATTGTCCAGCCATATATATTCTCCGCTACTACTTTCTGCTCTAAAACGAATAATCACATTGCTCTCACCTGCATATCCATTTAGATTGATATTCTGGCTTCGAGCGGGCTGATTGTCCACATTTCCATCTGTATAGGTGTAAACCGTAGTGTAGGTGGCTCCACCATCTTTTGATAGCTCTACATGAAACTTATCAGTAGCATCAAGGTCATTTTCTGTATCATAATCAAACCGCAAATTTGCTGTCTTAAACTTGGACAAGTTAACTGCCCTATAAACCTGCGTATTATTATGAATGTATATATGCCTACTTTCTAAGTTATCGTCACCATTCGTGTTTGATGATATTCCTGAGTTGGCACTATTGCTTTGAGTCCAACTGGCGTCTAACCATGCATTGTAATCTCCTGAGCTATTGTTATTGCCAGAAAAAACATCCCCCGAGAAGTCGTCCTTTACGGTGATATAATACCCTTTATTTATCGAATAAGCACCTTGGGCGTCAGCATTGACTACTTTTAACAACTCATCTCCCGAGGAGATGTTTCCATTTTGATCAAAATCTGCATAAACTCGGATCATCGCATTTCCGACAGGATCCCCACCCGTATCGGTAACATCTCCAGCCAATGTACTACACCCTATACAGGCGGAAGCCACTTGCTGAATTTCACGAGAGGTCCCTCTTCCTTGGCCACTGGCTGCTTTTGTGGGTACGCCGTTTGAGCCTACTGTAGCACCTAAGTTGCTTACAACTGACCCAGCCACACCTGTATAATTGGCCCCAGAATTACCTCCGGCCAAAGCTGATGAAACCAAATCAGCGGCCGTAAATCCACCTTGCCCCTCCAAAGCATCCGGACATCCATCACCATCACTATCCAAATCCTGATGATCGGGGATCCCATCTCCATCGGTATCAATTGATGTACAGATAGGATCACTTGTTTGAGAAAGATTCCCACCAAAAAACACTTCTGGAATAACATCACAGTATCCATTCAATCTTTCAAAAGTAATGTCAATTCTCACTGTACCTGAAGCTGTACTCGGAGTAAAATAATAATACTTATTATCCTTTTCTCTTGGTTGACTGTGATAATTCCAGCCTGTCACTGAGGCAGTTCTAACTAAAGTATTATTGACATATATCTTTGAAGTAATCCTCACATTTGAGGTATTTTGGTCCACCCCATGACTACCATTTACATTAGAATATACCAGGCGATGTTGAAATATAGCTTCTTTAGATACATCTAATCCGGAATAAGAATAATTCAATGTATAAGTACCTGTAATATCATTTTGAGTATCCAAATATCCGTCTGAAAAATGTGTATAACTATTTTTTAACCCACCACAATAGGAGGTTCCTTCAGCCGGAATATTATTTGAAATTGCTTTCAAAACAGTTTTTTGTGAATTTGTCGTGCAAACAAAGCCCTCGTCAATATCCAAAATACCATCATTATCATCATCCAAATCGTTGTCGTTCAAAACTCCATCTTCATCGTAATCAGTGTCGCTGTTGATATTTTTCCGAACACTCTCAACCTTTACCCCACTATTCGAGACAACATCCTTTGGGACATAGCCTACCAATATGGCACAAACCACGAGAATCGATATATAACTTATTTTATGCATAACATTGATTTTGTGTTCAAGGAATATTACTCCTCTTTAACCACGAATACCACATTCATAAATGAGCCTTCATTAACTTCCGCTCCATCAATCACTTCATAAGTCAACACACCTGTCTCAGATACCGCTACATTCTCAAAAACGGTTTCATCAAACCAAGTAATGTGGTATTCCAATTCATTTGCAGGCAATACTGGAATTCCTTCCGAAGCACCGGTACTGCTTACCATTGGGTTGGTAAATTGACTAATATACTTACTGTGCAAATCTACCGTCCCAAAAGTATCTCCTGTAGGCACCTGCTCTTCATTCACGGGAATAAGTACCGAAGGCATATAGAAGAATTTTGGCAGTGTTGCTTTAAGGGATTTTATAACACCGTCTGTACCTGCTACCACTACACGGTCCTTCTGACCTGTCTCCGCAGCCTCAATCGTACCAGTGTTTGTATTTATCTCACGTATTCTTACGTTACCTTCCTTTACATCAAGCTTCGCCGAAATGGCTTCACCTGAAAAA comes from Echinicola vietnamensis DSM 17526 and encodes:
- the rlmD gene encoding 23S rRNA (uracil(1939)-C(5))-methyltransferase RlmD, yielding MSRKMKNKVLKNLTIERIASEGKCIAHYDGKVVFVQNVAPGDVVDVRIRRGKSSFMEGDAIHIHEYSKDRVAPFCSHFGVCGGCKWQHINYDLQMNYKRQQVVDQFQRIAKVPIPEVLPIIGSGDTQYYRNKLDFTFSNNRWLTREQIDSGEEFERNALGFHIPKRFDKIVDVDHCYLQGGLSNEVRNALREFALENSLTFFDMIKQNGLLRNLIIRTTTTDETMVIVQFGENHPEQIEQVMDFLAGRFPSITSLLYIINLKKNETFHDQEIHTFMGRDYIIEEMEGLQFRIGPKSFYQTNSKQAYELYKVAREFASLQGNEVVYDLYTGTGTIANFIAKKAKQVIGIEYVEEAIEDAKLNAKENGLENTQFYAGDMKDMLTDEFIADHAAPDVIITDPPRAGMHEDVVNMLLKLAAPKIVYISCNPATQARDIALLGEKYSVDIVQPVDMFPQTYHVENVVLLTLK